The genomic stretch ACACAGGAAGGATGCTGGAAGCAGGAGCCCAGCAAACTGCAATTAACTCTGTCACTGAGTAGCAGAGAGACCTGATGGGGCAGATTAGGGGTCCTAGAGAGCAGTCAGCGGGAGTAGGTCAGAGCTACAGCTGCTcagctctcctctccttcctaccACCCCATGTAATTACTGGaatcctgcctcaacctcttttCCTTGACTTGTTTCCCTTTGTCCTACACCAATACCCCCTTAAGCAGAGAATTGCCACCTGCTCAGCTTCCTCCTGGGACCCTCATGATTATAAAATACAGGGTAGTTGGGCTCACGCACAGCCTTTGGACAAGCCCCAAAGCCTGAGCACCCAgcctagcacacacaaacacaccctaGCCATTCCTTCCTGTTCTGCTGCCTGCCAAAAAGAGCTATGGCACAAGAGATGCCTGCATACATAAGCCTGTGCGTTTTTGATGCCTGTTAGGTGTCCACAGGCTCAGAACTCTCTGATCCAAGGGCTCTCTGTGATACAGGGAATACTGGCTAGACACTGCTGTTGTGCCTTCTCCCAACAGACGTAAGAGCTCATGTCCTGGGATTGTTCACCTTGAGCCTCTGAGTCAGTGGCCACCCCTGCACTGATTCACTCAAGTGGGAAGTCATGAGACTGGGGTGCAGGCTGAAGCTGGGGCTCTGCCTGCACCTTCTAGGATTTCTGGAGTCTGGGCTAGTCTATGAGGCCTGGCCAGCTTGGCTGATGGGTTTGGGTTAGGCCTCTCCTGCTGCAGGGGGTCATTGGGAGGTGTCCTGAGCCTACACCGTGCTTTCTCCTACAGGTGTGTTCCTTATTCCCTATGTCCTGATTTCCCTGGTTGGAGGAATCCCCATTTTCTTCCTGGAAATCTCACTGGGCCAGTTCATGAAGGCCGGCAGCATCAATGTCTGGAACATCTGTCCCCTATTCAAAGGTGAGCCACCCTGGTCCAACTCTCAGTTCTCCTCTTTCCACTTATTGGGATGAGGACTGGAACAGAATATGTGACCCacttaagaaatctttttttgCCCTGAGCTTATAAGAGAACCTACAGGACATAAGATCATACAGTTAACTTAAGAGTCAGAAACTAGGGTGGGATGGCAGGCTTGCTTAAACGGGAAAGGATAGAGCAGAAACAGCCAGACTTAGGGGCAGGATGTGTTGAACATACTTGACTCCCTACAGAGGTCCTACTACTGTCCTTGAAGAAGCTGAGTACACAGGGGTGAAGCAATTTGCCAAGGTTGCCCACTGAAGGGGTGAACACTTCCCATAGTGCCTCAGATAACTGGAAAGTTCTTGCAGCTGATATGTAGTGGAGGCTACTGGATAGTTGGGATGGGGGCTTGCCTTCTGTGACTTCAGGGTGGCAGTGGGTCCTGGGAATGGGCAAGCATTTGAAGCTAGACAGTCAACAGGATGTAGCAGCCACATAAGGGAGGAGAGGAGCACTATCTTTATCTCTGGGCTAGATAGAAGAGCTGAGGCACAGAGAGTAATGGAAGAACAGGACAAATGTTAGTGGGAGACAGACAGGAAAGATAGCCCAGAGGCAGGATGAGGAGGGAGAAGAtacagggagaggcagagacGTACAGGGAGTAAGCTTTCAGGAACTCAGCAGGAATCAGTGCCAGCTCTGGAAGGGGAGATAACAGGGGTGGTAGGATGGCCACAAAGGATCCCAGAAGGAAAGGCAGCTTCTCACTCCTCCTCAGGTCTAGGCTATGCCTCCATGGTGATTGTCTTCTACTGCAACACCTACTACATCATGGTGCTGGCCTGGGGCTTTTATTACCTGGTCAAGTCCTTCACCACCACTTTGCCCTGGGCCACGTGTGGCCATACCTGGAACACTCCTGACTGTGTGGAGATCTTTCGCCATGAAGACTGTGCCAATGCTAGCCTGGCCAACCTCACATGTGACCAGCTTGCTGACCGTCGGTCCCCTGTCATCGAGTTCTGGGAGTGAGTAGGGTGTCTCTGAGCCAAGCCCTTCCTATCTCATCCCTTGAGCTCTCCATATGTGATCAAGCCCTGGGTGTGCATGGCCAAGGGTGCAAAAACAATTGTTCCTGGGCTGTGTCTGTCCTCATCCTCCAGGAGTACCTACACCAGTCCTGGGACTTGAATAGACACTGCTCTTGTAGCAACATGACATTTGCCATTGTCTTGTCATGTTCACCTCATTATGGAGCTGAAACTGCATATTTGTCGAAGTTTGGGGTAATGGTGATGACCTGGAGTAGTCCTCCAGACACCTGATGGTGGGGTCAGGACCAGGGATGTAATGAGGGAGGACCTGCCAACTCCACAGCAAAtcccagccattgtgccatctgctGACGTGACCCACAGgtgtcttcctttcttctctaacTTAGGAACAAAGTCTTGAGGCTCTCTTCAGGGCTGGAGGTGCCAGGGACCCTCAACTGGGAAGTGACCCTGTGCCTGCTAGCCTGCTGGGTGCTGGTCTACTTCTGTGTATGGAAGGGGGTCAAGTCAACAGGAAAGGTATAGCTGGAAGCAGGAAGGGTGGGGGCATCATTGGTTGCCTGGGAGGGGTGCATGTCTGCAAGGGGCCCAATGACAAGAAGGAGGTGACTGGACTGAGACTCAAGCCTACAGAGGGGATGGGTCCGTAAACTCATAGCTTTTATTCCCACCTGTTGGTGGGCATTCTTTCTCAATCTTCGCATCCAGGGACAGTAACCTTCAGCCCTGAGAGTTAAAGGTCCAGGCAGTAGCTACCCTTCCCTGTGTCCACCACCCCATCTTGGCCCTTTCTatttcctccctctcccactgcttctccctctgtttctccctACTCCTTCCTAGATGCCTAAGTCGATTTTGTCACTCTTGGTGGACCTGATCTATGGGGGCTCTACTCAGCTGTGGGATCCTCAGGCCCCCCAAGGAAGACTCCATATATCCCTCCTCAGAGGTTCCCTCTCAGGTTACAAAGACAGATGAACCAACACATTAAAAGTACTAAGCCATGGGACAATGGTCAGGTCCATGGAGGGCCAAACTCCAGTGCATCAAGATTCATTCACAGCAGGGTCCTCGAGTGCTGAGTGtctacctccctccttctctccctctcccttctctccctctctctttagcAATAACACCAAGCTGCAAATCCACCCCTGTCTTTCCCTTGCCCAGCTAGATTCCCTAGCTGCTAAGGAGCCCACCAGCCTATCAAGGATGACCTGGAGTTTGGACCACAGGGCTCTGAGGGATATATGCTTATTAGAATCCTCTGTAACATTGCCACAGATTCTTCTTGCCCATACTCCTCATACCTTCCTGACCTCATATAGGCATGCCCCCACATGGACATACCCAGATGCCCCTCGGGAGACTTCACATTGTCTCACTCCCCATGACCTGCTTTCCTTCATTAAACATAAGATACACTTAGGGACCCTCACCTTGGAATTCCATGGCCCTGTTTCTCCCCTCCTTCACAGCTGACTTGTGCCTGCTATCAGGCTTCATGGGCCCCAGCCTGTCCCCTAGCTTCTCTGGGGGTAGTTACTCATTCAGGAATAGAATAAGTGTTACTGGCTTTCTTAACCCAAATTCTGAGCATGACTACAATTTGGGAGAAGACTGCGGCCCATCTTGTCAGCTCGCAGTAGCACTGGGAGCCAGCCACCAAGCTTAGGCAGGAGGCCTCTTAAGGGGGAGCAGGGATCCAGAACATCTCTGAGCACCCTGGCCCCCCAGATCGTGTACTTCACTGCTACATTCCCCTACGTGGTCCTCGTTGTGCTGCTGGTTCGAGGGGTGCTGCTGCCTGGAGCCCTGGATGGTATCATCTACTATCTCAAGCCTGACTGGTCAAAGCTGGGGTCCCCTCAGGTGAGAAAAAGGTAGCTTGTGGCAACAGGATTGGAAGAAACAGCCTGTTAAGCAGGGTCTCTTGTGACTCTTTTCTTGGCTCACCCCTTCCAGGTATGGATAGATGCGGGGACCCAGATTTTCTTCTCTTACGCCATCGGCCTGGGAGCCCTCACAGCCCTAGGCAGCTACAATCGTTTCAACAACAACTGCTACAAGTAGGCACCcgtccctgccctgccctgccctgccctgccctgcccttcctTGGAGCAGTGGAGCTGCTTAAACCAAAATATTCTGCCCCTCCACCTCCAGGGATGCCATCATCCTGGCACTCATCAACAGCGGGACCAGCTTCTTTGCTGGCTTCGTGGTCTTCTCCATCCTGGGCTTCATGGCCACAGAGCAGGGTGTGCACATCTCCAAAGTGGCAGAATCAGGTGAGCTGCCTGACCTCAGCCCACCTCCAGAGCAGCAGAACTACCCTGATGTagggcaaaaacaaaaacattctgaaATGTGACAGATGGGTTCAGCTAGCTGTTCAGATTCTATGCAACTGAGACAAGGCTGGGGGGACCCTGccttcccccaccaccaccaccagggctGCAGGGTGTGTTCAGTGCTGTagatagaaagaaaatgagataCTCCTTCAGCCCCTGTTGTGTCACCTCAGGAACCAGCCACTGCCTTGGCTGCTGGAACCCAGGGAGAATAGTCTGAATCAGGAGTCCTGCTAATACTGGGTGGGGCTGCCAAGGACCACAGACTTCCAGAACCCTGGTTGTGAGCTGTGTAGGACCTCAGTGGGCCTAATCATGCTGAGGCACAAGTAGTCCCcaggtttttgttattttactATCTGGGGGATGGGTGTGACCTTGAGCATCAGGGTACTCAGGATGGTGCTGAAGGCCAGTCTCTTTTGCATCTTTGCACTCAGGGCCTGGCCTAGCCTTCATTGCCTATCCACGGGCTGTGACACTGATGCCTGTGGCCCCACTCTGGGCGGCCTTGTTCTTCTTCATGCTGCTGTTGCTCGGTCTGGACAGCCAGGTTTGCAGGAGCTAGGGCAAGAATGGGGTAGCGGCTGGTGGTCAGGGGACTTGGTAAATTGGGCAACAGGTGCACGGGAACATGGGGGACCTGGGCCTGAGCTGCCCTGGCCACAGTTTGTAGGTGTGGAGGGCTTCATCACCGGGCTCCTGGATCTCCTCCCGGCCTCCTATTACTTCCGTTTCCAAAGGGAGATCTCCGTGGCCCTCTGCTGTGTCCTCTGCTTTGTCATCGATCTCTCCATGGTGACTGATGTGAGTGGAACAGGGTGGGCTACTGTCACTCTCCAGCTGTGGGTTATCATATTCCCTGACCTGACTCTGTTCCTCAGGGTGGGATGTACGTCTTCCAGCTGTTTGACTACTACTCAGCCAGTGGCACTACCCTGCTTTGGCAAGCCTTTTGGGAGTGTGTGGTGGTGGCTTGGGTTTACGGTAGGTCAAGATAAAGGGTTGGGCTAGAAATTGTAGAGTATAATGAAGGTGGATGGTCTCCAACTCTAGCCTTCCTGTCCACCTCACCCTATTCCAGGAGCTGACCGCTTCATGGATGACATTGCCTGTATGATTGGGTACCGACCTTGCCCCTGGatgaaatggtgctggtcctTCTTCACCCCACTGGTCTGCATGGTAAGGCTGGGGAAGATTGGCAAATAGTGTGATGTAACGGGGAACCGGTGACTGTAGGCATCTATATCTACAGGGCATCTTCATCTTCAATGTTGTGTACTATGAGCCGCTGGTCTACAACAATACCTACGTGTACCCATGGTGGGGTGAAGCCATGGGCTGGGCCTTTGCACTCTCTTCCATGCTGTGTGTGCCCCTCCACCTCCTAGGCTGTCTCCTCAGGGCAAAAGGAACCTTGGCAGAGGTAAGGTCCCAACCCAAGTCTTCCCTGCCAAGAGCAGACCCATCACTCAGAAGCATGGCCACCTCAGATTGGAGGGGGTGgagacagatggaaggaaagCTAAACCATTATGGCCTCATGTGACAGCAAGGAAGCAGGACCCACCTCTCACCTCCCTAGCTCCACACAAGGACCACTCAACCCTGCTTCCCATTTCAGGGAGCGGGGTCTGAGAGGGTGCCCTAAGAGAAGCAGACCTGCCTTGGTGGCAGACAGTAGGAGGTAGAGCAGCAGATGTGGTTGCCATGGGGTAGAGCACATGACCCTTTCGAGGTTCAACATGCCCTCCTCTCCTACAGCGCTGGCAGCACCTGACCCAGCCTATCTGGGGCCTCCACCACTTGGAATACAGAGCTCAGGATACAGATGTCAGGGGCCTGACCACCCTGACTCCAGTGTCTGAGAGCAGCAAGGTCGTCGTGGTGGAGAGTGTCATGTGACAGGCACCCCCAGCTCACATCACCAGCTCATCCTTTGGTAGCCATAGCAGCCCCTGCTTTAGCCCTCACCCATGCCTCCAGGGGGCTTGCCTTTCCTTAACAGTTTGGGGTCTgccttgggggggaggggaagaagcacCATGAGTGCTAACAAAAATAacctttccatttttaataaaaCGCCAAAAATATCACAACCCACCAAAAATAGAtgcctctcctccccacctcccagccaCGCTGGTACTTGCATTGCTTCCAGGCCCcaccttctgtccttcctcctgGAGCCCAGGACCCATCTCCTACCCTTGCCAAGcccacctgcctgcctcccaagcTCTGCTCTGTAACTAACACACCTTCACCCTTGAAACAACAGTGGCAGCttgggaaacaggagaggagggaaaaaataaggtgggacaggagaggagacaagagagggacaATGGAACCAAGGCAAATGTTTCAGCGGAATTAGACCCCTCTTCCTACCCCTATTCTAGAAGCTAGAGAGCCAGTCAGCAATGGAACTTTGTGTTCCTGAGTCAATTGCCACCAATAGTAATTGTATGAGCTTGGGTCTGAGTGCATGTCTCTCTGTTTTGCAcccatgtgtgcacgtgtgtgtgcgtgtgtgtgtctgtgtgtgtgtgtgtgtgtagaagatgTGTAGATCTCTTCTCTCTTAGTGAAGGTGAATACCAGAAGTAAACAGAGCCTCTGGTCAAAAGAGGCTTGTATTTTGCACattttataagtaaaaaaaaaaaaaaaaacacaaaaaacaaaaaaacaaaaaaacctgagagTGAGACTTCTGCTTGTATATTTCTAAAAAGCCCCAACTACCCCTACCTTCTTACCACTCCTTTCCTTCACATCCCCACCTTTcttctctgaccctagccaagGAGTGTGAATTTATAGACTTAATTTTCATAGGCAAAACAAAAGCTTCAGGCTGTTGAGTATGTGAGTGTTGTGTGGATGTTCTGTGTGGGCTCCAGCTAGAGACTGGAGTGGGAAAGTCGGGGCCTCATGAGTGTCCCCACACTGTCCCTTTGCCTCTAAGTCTATGGGGTGGAAGGCTATAGCGTTGTTGCAGGGATCTAGGTCTGCTCACCTGGCATGCTCAGGCTTGCCCCACACCCTGCTCCCTGGGCTGGGCATGATTGCAGGGATCGCCCATGGACACAGCCCAGGGAAGGGATCTTGGGCACAGCTCCCACCTCCAAGCTGATGTACTTTCGACATCTCAAGTCTTCCGTGTAGCAGCTTAAACCCACATCTGTGTCCCATCAAGCCTGAAACAGCCGAGTAGCCCCTAGAAAGTCTTCCTTCTCACAGGGCTAGACTAAGCCAGGGAGGTGGGGCTGGGTAAGGGTGCAGGCCTTTGGGGACATTCTTACTGTGCTAAAAAAGCCACTGcaaacatagcaataaaaaaacaCTTCATTTTCCAAAGttggcttctgcttctgcttctctggaAGAGGAATGAGGTGGGGATGCAGGTGTGGGAACCTTCCTCCAGCTCCAGCTTTGCATTCAGAGAGGGACTCTGCACCTAGTACCatgtcagaaactggaaacagaacAGGGAAGGAAAGCAGGCAGGCATAAAGCTTCAATCCCCTAGAGTGAAGAGCATGGGGAGATAGTAAGTTCAATAGGAACAAATGCAGCAGAAAGAGGCTGCAGCTATGAGTTACTAGAATTTTTctaaactaggcatggtggctcatgcctagaAGCCCTGAacttgaggcagggggatcaatAGAAGTATGTTCCTGAGCAAGTGGCTTTCCAAGATATAAAAGTAAAGGGTACACCAGGATCACAGATAGCAAGAGGTAAGGTGGGGCAATGATCCAATGATACTTATTAGGCATAAGTATCTGTACCTATTTGGTGGCATTGGAGCTAAGTGGAAGAATTCCTTGGATTGGGGTATACCTTCCCTGCCAGAGGATGGATGAGTACATGATGCAGGATTGAGCAGTCAAGACAAATACCAGAGATTTGGCTTGAGCCACAGGAAGAACAGTACTGCCAGGTCCTATGATGGGGACAATTGGGAGTTGGCTTTGGGCATGTCATCCGGGAAATACCATCCAAGTGGCAATCTCTGGTTGGCAAATAGACATAGGACTTTGCAGTTCTAGAAAGTCTGGCTTAGAGCTAAAACTTCTTAAGTTCTCACATGAGTCCTGAGTCTGGAAGGGCTGGGGGTGGTGCATAAATGGGTACAGATGGAAACTCAATGAAGAACAGCATCCTGGGCCCTGGCTGGTCTTCAAGGGTCAAAAATAATGGTGCTATAGTTCACTGTGTGGTAAACACATCATGGAGACACAGAAAAGATTGGTCTTGGATAACATGCAAAACCCTcattaaaaatgagaataaaaacatcACCTGGGCCAAGTAGCATAGGCTTGTTAAACCAGCagctgaagcagaagaatcaaaagttcaaggttgcttGTGCTatagagttcaaggcctgc from Meriones unguiculatus strain TT.TT164.6M chromosome X, Bangor_MerUng_6.1, whole genome shotgun sequence encodes the following:
- the Slc6a8 gene encoding sodium- and chloride-dependent creatine transporter 1 yields the protein MAKKSAENGIYSVSGEEKKGPLIVPRPDSAPAKGDGPAGLGAPGNRLAVPPRETWTRQMDFIMSCVGFAVGLGNVWRFPYLCYKNGGGVFLIPYVLISLVGGIPIFFLEISLGQFMKAGSINVWNICPLFKGLGYASMVIVFYCNTYYIMVLAWGFYYLVKSFTTTLPWATCGHTWNTPDCVEIFRHEDCANASLANLTCDQLADRRSPVIEFWENKVLRLSSGLEVPGTLNWEVTLCLLACWVLVYFCVWKGVKSTGKIVYFTATFPYVVLVVLLVRGVLLPGALDGIIYYLKPDWSKLGSPQVWIDAGTQIFFSYAIGLGALTALGSYNRFNNNCYKDAIILALINSGTSFFAGFVVFSILGFMATEQGVHISKVAESGPGLAFIAYPRAVTLMPVAPLWAALFFFMLLLLGLDSQFVGVEGFITGLLDLLPASYYFRFQREISVALCCVLCFVIDLSMVTDGGMYVFQLFDYYSASGTTLLWQAFWECVVVAWVYGADRFMDDIACMIGYRPCPWMKWCWSFFTPLVCMGIFIFNVVYYEPLVYNNTYVYPWWGEAMGWAFALSSMLCVPLHLLGCLLRAKGTLAERWQHLTQPIWGLHHLEYRAQDTDVRGLTTLTPVSESSKVVVVESVM